The nucleotide window TCTTCCCACTTTTTCGTCGATTTCTCTCTGAACTTTGAACTGAACGTCTTGATACTCAGCAAAATACATCAACGCCCACCTCATCGTGGAAGCGCTCGTCTCGAATCCAGCGCCAAAAAAATCTTGCATCGTGTCAATCAGTTGAGCCTTGGTCAGTCCCACTTCGTTTGGGGCATCTGTTATGTGGTACTTCAAACAAGCATTTAACATACCATCTAACGCATGGCGAGGATTATTTGGATCAAATGTCTTCATAATCTCCGCTCCGTTTTCGTTTCTGGCATTCTTAAAGTGGTCAATCATTTCCAAAAACTTATTAAATTGTTTCGGCATAATATATTGCAACCATGGAAGAACATCAAAATAATTTCCGGCGGTGAAGAATTCTTTGAATATTTCTTGGTCTTTTATGACCTTTAGAAATGCCGGATCATCTCGTATGTTCTCGCCCTTTCCATAACAGAACTGGTAAATAATACTCCCTGTGGCCATGTAAACTAAATCGCTAGGGTTAAAAGGTTTACCTTCCTTTGCCAGAAAGCTCGACACCAGTATGTTTGACTCGTCGCGAAATACATTTTCTAATCCAGCATTATCGTAACCTCCAATCTCTCTGATTACAGCACTGGCAATTTTTCGATGAAGCAAATACCTCTCGTCAAACCCACTGAAAGTGAGGCCCTTCATACCGTTCAAGCTTTTCACTGAGAAGAACGGTGGTCGAGAAGCAAAGTGATCTGACTGATGCGCAAGGGTTGACTTCACGGTGTCTCTCCCACTGATGACAACGGTAGGCCACATACCGAATCGTAAACAGAACACATCTCCATACTCTTTTTGGTATTGTTTAAATTTATCCAGAGGCTTTGATCCAAGGAAAGGCAGGTGGCCTACTACCGGAAGTCCCCAGGGTCCAGGCGGTTTTCGCCTCCATTCCAGAATAAGTTTTATGGCAAAAAAGACGATCGAGAGCATCGATAGCATCACGGCAAAGTCAGAAATCTTCTGGTTTGATTGGGAATTCATACTCGTGATAAGCGCCATCCTGTCtgagaatttaaaaaagaaagatgttAAAGGAATTGGTCGAAATAGAAATACCCTAATGTTCTATTGAGCACATGTATGGCACGccgtttttatatttattactctttaaagatatatcataaatctttaaagatatcttataaaagttataagatacATACCGGgtatatcttctaaagtttatgagatactTTATTTCCTTTATACATTGTAAGATATCCTATAAAAGATATAAGCTATCTtatatttttgtctttataagatatctcattttaaaaatatatatatgagatatcttatataagatatctcataaactttaaaacatatcttattaatgattttgatataagaaatatcattacactttacaagatatcttataacttttataagatatcttataactttcataagatatcttataaaggaaaattcataagatatctcatattttatgttttataagatatctcataaactttataagatatcttacatattttataagcTTTCTCATAAATGAATTCTTACACGATATCTTGCAAACTTTACAAAGTATCATACGGATTTACTTTAAATAGATATCTTATTAAACATATCAGATATCGTGTATGTACGATATCTCATAAAGTTTATATGATATCGTATTAAAATTCATTTacgatatatcttataaaaaacattagatatattataaaaacaaatttataagatatcttctagTTTTTATATCTCATAAACGTTATaggatattttgtttttaaaatatacaagatatcttataaagtttatgagatatcttatatagttcatgagatatcttataaactgtgaattatatgagatattttataaaatgtattagatatcttattaaggacgtactctacatcatcataatggttgacttctttttaaaatatggatgaaaatataaatactgtGTAAGCATATTTGttattcatgtaaaaaaaaaaatcatcgcctagccgagtagctcagtagattagcacgtcgactgctgaactgtagatcgcgggttagTGTTGAGCAgggttttttattattttattttttttagattgctttctactaaaactgcattgtttgactaaataaagtaaagaaagttttcaatttcaaaatattcttgtacatatcctcctcttttcatccatatcaaatttctctggggtagcatacctccttaaaaatagatgatatctcataaattctataagaTATCTTTACAGAGGAATGAACATAAATATGGCGCGCCATAGGTATGTCACCTAATGGGTTTGTGTAAAAATTTGTATTAGATAGCGGCTTCATATCTCAGTCTAAAACAACAGGTAAATGAACTCCGGGAATTATTATGAATATAGCATGCATGAGCACGTCTGAATGTAAATATACCTATGGTCAAGATTCACCATAAAATGGACACGTGGATCTCAACGTGTTTCTATCATGCGTGAACTTTGACACAACCAGATCTACGTTGTGGGCCCCCGAAAGACTATGCTTATTTTCCAGAATTCAAAACAACGTATATTGTTCTGCATAGCACTTgcaatttacatttatttatttattttacttaaGGGGGTATGCTACACTGTCATTAatatggctgacttccttttcaaacatgaaaatgcgaatatcagcaatattgtCTATTCTCTTTACATTATTTTATCTGAGTAGCTCTTTAGGTTTGATTGTCACCTGATACGAAAAATGtcaatgtgggtttttttttggttttggttttggttgtttttttttttggttttttttttttttttttggttttttttctattcttattcatttatttatttgtatcaCTCTGTAGATTTAGTATATTTAAACGGAGACAAATACTTTTGAAAGAAGACAAAAGAGTTGATATATCTCGCTTATAAATGCAAGTATATTTTCAAgacattatatttcatatatactgACTATCAACTCTGTGTTGTTGGAAACAGAAAAGACgtgttttgtaaagaaaaagaaCCTTGTACATTATAATTCGCCTGTCAAAGGAACAGATGATGtcttgatatttcatatttaagttTCCATCATCTTCAAGTAGATTTAAGCATTGTTTGAAGATTGTCagtaaagatttttaaaagagtgTTGCTTGCTGATCGGTAGATCGactccagcaggggttttaaattttttttattactttcaACTATAAAACagtgggttttttgtttgtttggtgtttttttttttggggggggggttaattcAAAAAAGCAAATTTgaacgttttcaatttcaaaattcccTCCACTTTTCATTAAATCTCTCTGTTGTAGAACATGCACTTGTCTTTAACAGTAAAAGTGCTATATGTAACAAGTAGATGTACATGCATTATCACTGTCTATAaactgtatatatttataatcaCTATGACATTTATTAATATATCTCACCTACTTTTTTCTTTAACTTCAAATTCTTTTTTCGAGCCTCATTCAAAATTACAATATCTTGTGTAACACTCGCGTTAATCAATGTATATTAGAGAtaaacatcatcatcatcgttTTTCATTAAAATGCCGGGGAGGAGGACTAGCCGGAGATGTCGACTCCACAATTGTCTAAAAATCCTTGCCAGGCATAAAAAAGCTAATTATTTTGCCTGAACTTTAGAATCTTAAAGAGGGGGGTAACGAACATCAACGTTTTTAACACCAACTTTCAAAATCAATCTTACTTTGCACgtgaaaattacaaattttgcatgtaaaatcaCGGCTAAACATTCCTATCCTCCACGAGTCTACATGCCTGTATTAATTGCTGAACAGCTATGcatgtatatcaaacaaaaatcCCTATATTAATTGTAGAACAGCAATAGCCTATGTCATACAAAAATCTCCATATTTATTGCTGAACGGCATTGTATCAAACAATTAACATTATCTTAGTTTTTGAAAAATCTCAAAGTATTAAGTACAATTGTAGTAAAAATTACCTGTTTGTGGCTACCCTGGTTTAATGCGTGAAAAACTTGGAAATACACGCCCGGACACTCAAAAAATAGAACACGTTATATAAACCTGTACTACCACTTACatttagagttatctttccttgccCACTGACACGCTAGCCCACACGTTTTTGTTATGCAACTCTGCTGACAAGATATTGACCTTTTACAATCGAAAGAACTGTTTACTCAATCATATTTTAAACAACCGAAACATCACCAATAGTGCACATTTATCAAATGGCTACCATTTTGTCAGTTGTTGGCCGAAGGATTAGCCCTGGAAAATCAATAGTTCTTATCAAGTGGTTGATAGATTACCATGACCTTAATGTTTAATAATTGTTTATTCTACCTGAAATAATCCTGCTcaattaaaatggtaatttacCAACTGACTTACAATTAATTCTCTGTTGAAAGTAACAAGCTCCAGATAAAACAATAACTTTTTAACTAAATGATAAGAACGTTTAAGTGGAGGagtaatgaaaatgaatagAATGAATGTCAACCCTCACTCCAGACTAATATGGTACCACAACATCTGAAGTAGGCACCGCATGGTTTTGTATTGAAGTCAATCATTcacaaaattatcattaaaaaaaattaatttaaggTCACTTAGTTCATCACACACACtgttttattctttaaaatcaGCGCAAGTATTTGCTGATAGGATCCTAGAAATCCCATCACTAACCTTCGATAAATACGATTTCATGCGCGGTTCTGTCTTGTGCCCAGAGGAGGGTGCATGTTTACCTACTGGAACAGCATCCATAAGTAACACGATCTCCCTTCTTGTGGACGCTGCCAAATCTATAAGATTGAGATTAAGTTTGAAACAGGGCACTCCGTGTCTTCTAGCGTCAATATGATACTGTACTTGCAGGGCGTGATCTTTAAACGATGCATTAATTACCAATACTTGTCGAAATCTTTATCAAAGCAATTCCGATTTCAAAGGTACAGTGGCATATTTAGGACATGCAAATGTTTTTGTCCTTCTTATGTTAGAAAATATTATGTCGTTCGAACGAGATATTAGTATTATGCCGTTCGAACGAGATATTATATTCGCACGACTTATTCTCTAATTCGCACATATTATCCCGCTCGCAAGACTTATTCTCTCGCTCGCACATATCATCTCGTCCACACGACTTATTATATCGTTCGCAAAACATAATATCTAATTACTAATTAATATCGCGTTCGCAAGAGATAATTATATCGTTCGCACGACTCATTTTCTCCTTCGCTCACACGACATAATTGccttaatcttttttttttttttttttttttttttttttttttacttatatttGTGCAGTCGTTTTATAATACCAACCAGGACTGTACACATCTCTTGTATGATAATTCACTGTGAAAATGTTTCGTTGATCATGAAAACTCGAACTTAAATAATAATTTAGAGGGTTTTAATTCATTCAACAGCTATAGCTGCATTCGACTTTCTATAATTGTGTTTAATTAAATATTTAGATATGTTTTGCAGGATGCACCATGCTTTCTGAATGGCTGGTACTTTTTTTATGTCATCATGTATCATTGGTGTAAAGTTGTCAATACCCAGGTCCGTAGGAATTAGGCATTTTACATGGGGAGGGTTACgaataatttcatattcaaacaAGGTTAAGTTTAGTCATGAGTGAGGGGCGCAAAAACCCAAACATAGTTTGCGACTCGTTTTAAATTAGTTACCAAGGTGTATGTTCCTGTTTTGTTGGTTTCCAAAATATGAAGTACAGAAAatatgttgttttgtgtgaaaTAATCTTACAAGAGACATAAACTATATGTATAACCAATCAACTGGTCAATCATGATGTTCATCACGAATGTGCAAATGAATGCATGCACATCTTTTATGCAGAGAAGTAATAAAAGGCCAATTCAAGTTACAGAATTTACATCccatgacatttttttttttttttttttttttttttttttacatatgtaCCTTGACGCCACCATATTCGCTCAAAGAAATCAAAGAACGCATTTGTAATAGATAAAGAAACTCTAACAAATTAAACGCGTACAAGTagttcatttcttttattttgcaatggtccttttgtttttcaaagaaataactAGTTAATTCCATTTACACAAGGAGTACTATTAAAGGCACATGATTAACTTTTCCAACTTTTCCCTCATCCATATCATATACTGAAGTCAACCCCTGAATACCATAGACTTTGGTCAGTTAAGTATATAGTAGGTGcgaagtaaaaaataaataaatacaaacacttatctcgtgcgcacgaaaTATCATGTCATGCGAacgagatacatgtaataagtcGTGCGAACGACATAATGATTCCCAAAATGAGAAGTAAGAAAATATTTGCATGTCTAAATATACCACCGTACCAAAGGTGAACTCAAACAGGATTCATATTTCTCCCCACAATCCAGAAGATCATGCCCATGtggtgtatatacatatatgtatatgatacCTTTACATCTCCGTACTATTTTAGTATAGAGGCTTATGGAGTCGCCAACATACATATGTAAAACCCTCAACTGGTATTCCATGTGTCGGTCGCTTGGCTTTGGTTGACCGTTGAAGATCATCTATTTACACTGAAAAGAACATATCGCTGTTCTTGACAGATAACTTTTCATCAGGTGAGAAGAAGGAAGGCGTGAACCATGCAGATCATTGCCTCCACGTACTGCAGGACTTTGGCTATCACATGAAATCAAAATATGTTTGTGACCTTTAACAGTCACTTGACTTTGAACTTGACACTTCAATTCATCAATTAAATCTCTCTGTTGATAGAGTTCAAAAGTCTTCGCAAATGTTAAACTTGCACACAGATATACCAAAAAACTATCTCCgatctcatatatatataccaaaaaaTTATCTCCGATTTCACAGATATACCTAAAAACTATCTTCGATTTCACAGCTATGCATCTCCGATCTCACAGATATACCACAAAACTATCTCAGATATACCACAAAACTATCTCAGATCTCACATATACCACAAAACTATCTCGGATCTCAAAGATACATTGTATACCAAAAACTATCTCCGATCTCACAGATATACCACAAACCTATCTCAGATCTCAGATATACCACAAAACTATCTCCGATCTCACAGATATACCACAAAACTATCTCCAATCTCACAGATACATTGTATACCAAAAACTATCTCCGATCTCACAGATATACCACAAAACTATCTCCAATCTCACAGATATACCACAAAACTATCTCAGATCTCACAGATAAACCACAAAACTATCTCAGATCTCAGATATGCCACAAACCTATCTCTGATCTCAAAGATACATTGTATACCAAAAACTATCTCCGATCTCACAGATATATACCGAAAAACTATCTCCGATCTCACAGATATACCAAAAACTATCTCCGATCTCACAGATATACCACAAACCTATCTCCGATCTCACAGATTTACCACCAAAAAAAAACTGTCTCCGAACTAGGGTTACAAACGATGGAGCctgaaatattacatgtatatagttataCGTATATTGAGAGGATGCGCAGTGGGATTTATGGAGGGAAAACCTGGTTATGGGGATATTTCACTCTAGATACtgtaaaataatttgatttgcAGGGAAAGCGAAAAATCTATAAAGCCAGATTTCTGGGTGTTAAATCATATTCTAACGACATCTTTCTGAGCTAGTGTCCcacttgaaatggcagtgaTGGACTTCATTGTATCATTAAATTCGGTGAAATATTTCTGGTATATTTTAAGACAAATATTGTGCAAAGtgaatgaaatatatgaaaCGGCACTACCTGGTATATTTGAAAAAGGggaaataacgaacattgatccaTCTCAAAGAattcataaagaatacaaaattgagggtaggcaaacacggacccttgaaaACACCAGAAATGGGTTCAGGTCCCTAGTAGTAAGCCTTCCCTTTTGTTAAACACACCATTGATGGTGATCAATACTGTCCCGTAAACAGAATACTGATGGTCAAtgtgttgtttgttgttttacgtctcgtcgagaagttttcattcataatgAGAAGTCAGCAGCtgaaggtgaagtaccacaaatttatacCTATATTTAGCGCCTTTAAGGCCGTAGCAGTGCGGGTTCTTTTTCCTAcaaacgcctgccgcgacacgaaGCCTCCgtatttaaggtcatatccaaaaggcCCTCGATTCCAACTTGTCGagtctcacttttaaatgccgagcgtttgacgaaggGGCAATCACTACCTGTTAACGTCTTGGGATTGAAGCGGCCATGGCAGAGTGGGGCTCTGAACTCACGACTTTCCGGTTACGAATCTAACCACATCAATAGTGGTCGTATTGTTACACAACGACACCATTGATGGTCAACACCATGTTATAAACAGCAGTGGTGACCAGTACATGGTATATTCCTGTCATAACCACTTCAACTGCACGTCATCACTGTTGTATCGATGCGTGCACGTGCAGAATGACTTTAGCGTCCCTTTTCTGAAAGTCCTATACAAAAAGTACATACTAACGTctatataaattacaaataaCCTAGGAGTACCGGTTTCTtgtctttttttcaaaatgtgacCTTGAGCTTGGGACAATGACCTAGGGTCAGGTCATGGCAACCTTCAGAAGATGAACAGACACGAAATTCTCTTAACCACCTCCATCCCCCTTTCTTCGCTTGCAATGGACATAACTTACATtttcatttaatgttttatcttgaaaataaaaaatagttctctttggtaatgccatttcatGTACACATTGTATCAATGCATTTCTGCcgatacttttttttttttgtatttttaaaaagcttgaatacaaaacatgacaccaaaaattattttgaatattttaatttgctgttttcatcatttttctGTACAAATATAATAACAGAAATTGCTTCAATGTTGTCACAGTACACAACcatcaataaataaatgttgAAGCTACATGGTAAATACAGACAAACACCATGAAAACATCATCATGAAGGATCGAAATACAATTAGTAACGAATGGCACCTCGAGAAATCGAACAGAAAAAATATACTATACAATAATGGATCATTTCACAGCTACTTTACCTGGTCAACCAAAAAGTGAAAACTTCATTCTGAATGGTTTATGAGAGCAAAATTTTAATTTCGGGGTTTTTAAGTTGTTTTTTGTGTGTTGGACAAATAGCTGTTGGGCCAAAGTTGGGTTTTTTCATGAACAATACACAGAATACATAttaatgtttaatgaaaatgatgatCACATGATTTGTAAGTGACAAtgggtgaaataaaacaaaaaaactctCGTAACAAGGGGAGGTTACTATGTAtggatttcattatatattcacATTGACAATACCTTTTGATATACCCAATGTTTTT belongs to Ostrea edulis chromosome 7, xbOstEdul1.1, whole genome shotgun sequence and includes:
- the LOC125656149 gene encoding cytochrome P450 2C31-like, whose translation is MALITSMNSQSNQKISDFAVMLSMLSIVFFAIKLILEWRRKPPGPWGLPVVGHLPFLGSKPLDKFKQYQKEYGDVFCLRFGMWPTVVISGRDTVKSTLAHQSDHFASRPPFFSVKSLNGMKGLTFSGFDERYLLHRKIASAVIREIGGYDNAGLENVFRDESNILVSSFLAKEGKPFNPSDLVYMATGSIIYQFCYGKGENIRDDPAFLKVIKDQEIFKEFFTAGNYFDVLPWLQYIMPKQFNKFLEMIDHFKNARNENGAEIMKTFDPNNPRHALDGMLNACLKYHITDAPNEVGLTKAQLIDTMQDFFGAGFETSASTMRWALMYFAEYQDVQFKVQREIDEKVGRNKVLSVKDRHDLPYTEATILEIMRVAPVVPMGLPHQATNDVFVNGNFIEKGTVVFFNLASVMHDEYWGNPYEFQPERFLDDKGNLIKEKVDNVLSFSAGRRNCVGKMIAQAEIFYLLATVLQNCRICKPEDTIYDFEGLYELSYYPKEYELCVHPR